In Gossypium hirsutum isolate 1008001.06 chromosome D06, Gossypium_hirsutum_v2.1, whole genome shotgun sequence, one genomic interval encodes:
- the LOC107901757 gene encoding uncharacterized protein, giving the protein MARQLYSTPTSSTPLNASQAGLAAVTLLLCAFALIKCASHTRKLHRQWRACYEFFDEDYIDPVIEIQHEATNAEISGYQAEDVADTSMFSREQPVWQKNILMGEKCQLPNFSGVIIYDSEGNVVTSSKTPRLLTWK; this is encoded by the coding sequence ATGGCTCGCCAACTTTACTCAACACCAACAAGTTCAACACCACTGAACGCCTCTCAAGCAGGCCTGGCTGCAGTTACCCTTCTTCTATGCGCTTTTGCATTAATCAAGTGTGCTTCCCACACGCGCAAACTGCACCGTCAATGGAGAGCCTGCTATGAATTTTTCGACGAGGATTATATCGATCCTGTCATAGAAATACAGCATGAAGCTACAAACGCTGAAATCAGTGGCTACCAAGCTGAAGATGTTGCGGACACAAGCATGTTCAGCCGTGAACAACCAGTTTGGCAGAAGAACATTCTCATGGGTGAGAAGTGTCAGCTACCTAATTTTTCTGGGGTCATAATATATGATTCTGAAGGCAATGTTGTTACCTCTTCCAAAACTCCTCGTCTACTCACATGGAAGTAA
- the LOC107901756 gene encoding DEAD-box ATP-dependent RNA helicase 39: MMQKAMMAATSRTLLFVSLLSSPKHFSYYPFLKPSRVFRGFKPFCSAPSPILTTIDPDDLKHSMLLERLRTRHLKHSAKLPSSSPSMPPQNLPVLGQETEAYDKGKGKKKKKIMADSFEELGLSEEVMGAVREMGIEVPTEIQCIGIPSVLEEKSVVLGSHTGSGKTLAYMLPLVQLLRRDEAMLGMLTKPRRPRAVVLCPTRELSEQVFRVAKSISHHARFRSTMVSGGGRLRPQEDSLNNPIDMVVGTPGRVLQHIDDGNMVYGDIKYLVLDEADTMFDRGFGPDIRKFLGPLKNRALKPNGQGFQTILVTATMTKAVQKLIDEEFQGIEHLRTSTLHKKIASARHDFIKLSGSENKLEALLQVLEPSLAKGNRVMVFCNTLNSSRAVDHFLGENQISTVNYHGEVPAEQRVENLNKFKSDDGDCPTLVCTDLAARGLDLGVNHVIMFDFPLNLIDYLHRTGRTARMGAKGKVTSLVAKKGLLLAERIEAAIRKNESLESLTVDNVRRDTARTRITEQKGKNVKLFKTSNLKNKTKAVSASVQTSGKEPTIAKSVKSTAPAKPSKKIVKVSKSLETAKTSAVRKKNRSVGGSSEGKKLKVVGFRGQASSSKRESFTPS; the protein is encoded by the exons ATGATGCAGAAAGCTATGATGGCTGCTACTTCAAGAACTCTCCTTTTTGTCTCTCTTCTTTCCTCTCCCAAACATTTCTCTTACTACCCTTTTCTCAAACCCTCTAGGGTTTTTCGAGGGTTTAAGCCTTTCTGCTCTGCCCCATCCCCAATCCTCACCACCATTGATCCTGACGACTTGAAACACTCCATGCTACTTGAAAGGCTTAGAACCAGACATCTCAAACATTCTGCGAAACTCCCATCCTCATCACCCTCTATGCCTCCACAAAACCTGCCTGTTTTGGGTCAAGAGACCGAGGCTTATGATAAGGGgaaagggaagaagaagaagaaaattatgGCCGATAGTTTTGAGGAGTTGGGTTTGAGTGAAGAAGTGATGGGTGCTGTTAGAGAGATGGGGATTGAAGTTCCTACTGAGATTCAGTGTATCGGGATTCCTTCTGTATTGGAAGAGAAAAGTGTGGTTTTGGGTTCTCATACTGGCTCTGGCAAGACTCTTGCATACATGTTGCCACTTGTTCAG TTGCTGAGGCGGGATGAGGCAATGTTAGGCATGCTAACAAAGCCCAGGCGTCCACGAGCCGTTGTTCTATGCCCCACAAGAGAGCTGTCTGAGCAG GTTTTTCGTGTGGCAAAGTCTATTAGCCATCATGCAAGATTTAGGTCTACTATGGTCAGTGGGGGAGGCCGGTTAAGACCACAAGAGGACTCTTTGAATAACCCAATTGACATGGTAGTTGGGACCCCTGGTAGGGTCCTTCAACATATTGATGACGGGAACATGGTTTATGGTGACATCAAATACTTG GTTTTGGATGAGGCTGACACTATGTTTGACCGTGGCTTTGGTCCTGACATTCGCAAGTTTCTTGGTCCATTAAAAAATCGTGCTCTAAAACCCAATGGCCAAGGATTTCAAACTATTTTAGTGACAGCTACAATGACAAAG GCTGTGCAGAAATTGATTGATGAGGAATTTCAAGGAATAGAACATCTACGAACATCAACACTGCACAAGAAAATAGCATCTGCTCGTCATGATTTCATCAAACTTTCGGGTTCTGAAAACAAGCTGGAAGCACTACTGCAG GTTCTTGAGCCAAGTTTAGCTAAGGGGAACAGAGTAATGGTGTTTTGTAATACATTAAATTCTAGCCGTGCTGTTGATCATTTTCTTGGTGAAAATCAGATCTCTACTGTAAATTACCATGGCGAGGTGCCTGCAGAACAAAG GGTTGAAAACCTGAACAAGTTCAAGAGTGATGATGGAGACTGTCCCACATTGGTTTGCACGGACTTGGCTGCTAGAGGGCTGGACTTGGGTGTTAATCATGTTATCATGTTTGATTTCCCTTTAAACTTG ATCGACTACCTTCATCGCACTGGAAGAACTGCACGAATGGGTGCCAAAG GGAAAGTAACAAGTTTGGTGGCTAAAAAGGGCTTATTGTTGGCAGAAAGGATAGAGGCGGCAATAAGAAAGAATGAGAGTTTGGAATCTCTTACAGTTGATAATGTCCGAAGGGATACTGCAAGGACTCGGATTACCGAGCAGAAGGGGAAGAATGTTAAACTGTTTAAGACGTCGAATCTGAAAAACAAGACCAAAGCTGTGTCTGCATCTGTGCAGACATCAGGGAAAGAACCCACAATTGCAAAGTCGGTAAAATCTACTGCTCCAGCCAAACCTTCAAAGAAAATAGTTAAGGTCTCAAAAAGTTTGGAGACTGCAAAAACATCTGCCGTACGAAAGAAAAACAGGTCAGTTGGTGGGAGTTCTGAAGGCAAAAAACTGAAGGTTGTTGGATTTAGGGGACAAGCTTCCTCGAGCAAGAGAGAATCGTTTACACCAAGTTGA